The following are encoded together in the Pseudomonas maumuensis genome:
- the dhbA gene encoding 2,3-dihydro-2,3-dihydroxybenzoate dehydrogenase, translating into MVAGASAGGGLMAMARFTGRRVLVTGAASGIGRCVAQRFVEEGAEVIGLDCEEADVPFPLLHVDLTDPADVQRVCDRLKEQAQYLDVLVNVAGVLRLGLSDEVSCEDWQRCLDVNASAPFYLMRQWTPVFRRQRRGAIVNVASNAAHVPRLNMAAYCASKAALVSLSHCVGLELAPYGVRCNVVSPGSTRTPMLAGMLGNPAAERQLIDGLPQQFKLGVPLGKIATPDDIAHVVLFLASEQAGHVTLQDIVVDGGATLAA; encoded by the coding sequence GCAAGCGCGGGGGGCGGCTTGATGGCCATGGCCCGCTTCACTGGCCGGCGCGTGCTGGTCACCGGTGCCGCCAGCGGCATCGGCCGCTGCGTGGCGCAGCGCTTTGTCGAGGAAGGCGCCGAGGTCATCGGCCTGGATTGCGAGGAAGCCGACGTGCCGTTCCCGCTGCTGCATGTCGACCTGACCGACCCGGCCGACGTGCAACGGGTCTGCGACCGGCTCAAGGAACAGGCGCAGTATCTCGATGTGCTGGTCAATGTGGCCGGCGTACTGCGGCTTGGGCTCAGCGACGAGGTGTCCTGCGAGGACTGGCAGCGTTGCCTCGACGTCAATGCCAGCGCGCCGTTCTACCTGATGCGCCAGTGGACCCCGGTGTTCCGCCGCCAGCGCCGCGGCGCCATCGTCAACGTCGCCTCCAACGCCGCCCATGTGCCGCGCCTGAACATGGCCGCCTACTGCGCCTCCAAGGCCGCGCTGGTCAGCCTCAGCCACTGCGTGGGCCTGGAGCTTGCACCCTATGGCGTGCGCTGCAACGTGGTCTCGCCGGGCTCGACGCGCACGCCGATGCTGGCCGGCATGCTGGGCAATCCTGCGGCAGAACGGCAGTTGATCGACGGCCTGCCACAGCAGTTCAAGCTCGGCGTGCCCCTGGGCAAGATCGCCACGCCCGACGACATCGCCCATGTGGTGCTGTTCCTCGCCTCCGAGCAGGCCGGCCACGTGACCCTGCAGGACATCGTGGTCGACGGCGGCGCCACCCTGGCCGCCTGA